AGGAaaaactgacagacagacagcggcactgcaatggctctgtattacactgaggggcaatggtagcacaagtatagggcagctacaatggggtgaggctggtagaatgggaccacagtgtgctaactataccctcaatgatcttcaatggcagacagacagacagcggcactgcaatggctctgtattacactgaggggcaatggtagcacaagtatagggcagctacaatgaggtgaggctggtagaatgggaccacagtgtgctaactataccctcaatgatcttcaatggcagacagacagacagcggcactgcaatggctctgtattacactgaggggcaatggtagcacaagtatagggcagctacaatgaggtgaggctggtagaatgggaccacagtgtgctaactataccctcaatgatcttcaatggcagacagacagacagcggcactgcaatggctctgtattacactgaggggcaatggtagcacaagtatagggcagctacaatggggtgaggctggtagaatgggaccacagtgtgctaactataccctcaatgatcttcaatatatatatatatatatatatatataaagcaggtCTTTTTTTGGCTCTtggtataaaataaattataaaacaaagtttCATAAGGATTGCATATAAAAATAGATTTCAATAGAAATAAGCGAGCGTGGTTGCCATGGCATCCACACCCCATAAACACCCccagccctttttttttttcttctgaaacaCACTTTCCCTTTTGAAAGAAAACGAAACGTTGGCTCTTCTGAGCCATTCTTACAAAaccatatattatatacacacacacacacacacacacacacacactgagacacacacacacacacacacacacacacacacacacactgagacacacacacacacacacacacacacagacacacacacacacacacacacacagacacacacacacacacacacacacacactgagacacacagacacacacagacacacacacacacactgacacacacacacactgagacacacatgcagacacacacacacacacacacacactgagacacacatgcagacacacacacacgcacacacacacacacacacacacagacgaccGTTTCAAAGCagagtatttttaaaatacagtagtagCTTATTTATATCTATAAAAAGGCAACGTTTTGTCCGAGTGCCGAGCGAAGCTCCCAGTCCCTTTGTTTCCCTGAGTTTTATGGAGCAGACTCACGTATCGTTTGAATCTCTTCGTTTCCATCCTTCCTTCTCCTCACTGTTTTAATGCCGTTTCGTTTCGCTCAGTCCGAACGGTTCAGTTTTCCTCCAATATTGAGTTCTGATCATTTTTAAAACCTGGTTTTACCCGCCTTCGAGctgctttgagtttgtctggaTAATCCTAACAGCCAGACAGACCTTCCCTCCTTCCAATCAGATCCTGCGATGACAGCTCTgccagccccgccccctctctctgtTTGGGTAGAGTGCTGAGTGGGCGGGGCTAGCTGGAAAAGCTGCCCGTGTGATTTTAACAGCTTTGGGGAGTTCAGTGCAGGGCGATTAAGAGTCTCCAGGCAAACAGAAGCAACTGAGGATGAAATGAAACGCAGTCGATCAGCAAGGAGAtggattggaaaaaaaaataattaattaaaattgaGGTTTTGAAACTTGATAAATCCTGgggactttatttaaaaaatatataaaaaaaatattatatatatatatatatatatatatgtaaataaaaccaTGTGGCCtgaatagagctctcagaatcatgtctaaactgaACAGTGACCATtaacactctgccccctagtggaagACACACTGCATAACACACAATTAAATTCATTAGAGCTCTCAGAATGATGTAAACACTCTACAATGACTATTAACCCAAAACACTCTGCCCCCTACTGGAAGATACATGGCATAACAGACAATTAAAATCTTCATTAGAGCTCTCAATCATGTCTAAACTGTACAGTGACCATTAAccagcaacactctgccccctagtggaagATACACTGCATAACAGACAATTAATCTTCACTAGAGCTCttagaatcatgtctaaactgtACAGTGACCATTTACCTGaaacactctgccccctagtggaagATACACGGCATAACACACAATTAAATTcattagagctctcagaatcacatCTAAACTCTACATCAGGCACACCACACTGTGGAACCATTATCAACCTGGCCCCCCTTCCTGCAACACACTGCCGATCCGACACCAAAAAAACTCAAACACGGGTCTCTAGTCGTTATTtcctctggaaaaagccgagaaaaccattcaatggccgaacgagaccgacaggagccgagagaagccgaaaaaaaaaagggggcggatctgagcaacacacatcgccccggcaccacagagataacacggacacaaacaaacaagacagctgcttctgcatccagcgctcagagaacatcacagacattttcagAGCGTTTTGAGATGTTCCAGTCATAAAATAACGACTCGGGTCTCGTTATCGAGGAGTTTGGTGATCAATCgagcgatcaggagatgatttatcggtatgcacaactatgaagagggatgtgataaatacagcgagcGAGGAGCTGGGCTGGAGAGGCAGTACTGAGAGTCCTGTTGACATGCAGAgacgtttaaccctttgcggtccattgtcggactgggtccgacattgcaattattcctcacaggtcctttgtcggactgggtccgacatcattatagcaacgcaataaacgggtgtttagtcgttttttctccggataaagccgagaaaaccattcaattgccgagtgggagcgacaggagccgagacaagccggaaaaaaaaaaaaaaaaaaaaaaaaaaaggcgtatttcatgaatagtcatacatggtatcaggtatcagataatgggcgtccataataaacaagctggctgagtgcgtcagcgcactgagactatcacggacatttgcagagcttttttcagatgttatagtaataaaataatgacttggatcgcattattgaggagtttggtgataaaacgagtgatccggagatgatcgatcggtatgtacgactattattattattattataattatttatttcttacataggtgaacgctatagcaaacgaaagggtggggcggggctggagatgcctagtgagtgctttgttgatatgcagggccttttaaacccgtttgactgtgaaaaaaaatacttttaaacagcgcgtctaaaattaactgcgcgtgtgaaaataaattagacctggcgtgcctgacgcgcgattaataaatggaccgcaaagggttaaacctgttttactgggaataaaattacttttgtgtaaaataaactgcgtgtgtgaaaataaactggacccgACGCGCCcggacaggcgctgaataaatggaccgcgaCGGGTTGAAAAAGTTACGGCAGCGAACAAAATCGATCCCATTAAAATTTCACCTTGtcctgcagagttctgaaacgcGTGGAGTTTCTAAAGAAGCACACAGTTACAGCAAAAATCCTGTCGTTTTAAAATTGACACCGGGGGTCAGGGGGGGTTAAAGGAAGTTCCGAGTTTGCGTACCTTCACTTCCAGGAAGTCTGTGTCACTTACACTTCCGAGGTCAGTGGTGTTATCTCGGGAGGGGGAGGGGTcacgttactggctgaaagcgtgtcagtcaattggggaagcagcagctgattggttaatggtAGCTGAAGGGGGCGGGGTCAATTTCAGCATCCAGGTGAGCTGGGAAGTGCGGCCCTACCTTTAACGCCACAGCACTGTCAGCGTTATTATGAGCTGCAAAAATTTCACAGGACTGCCTTCacaaaaagaaacttcatcaatTCAAACCACAAACCAGAAGAAACCATTGAATCTACagtgaagacgctgagagagacttctagtggaaacgtttgccattgaatttacactgaagacgctgagagagacttctagtggaaacgtttgccattgaatttacactgaagacgctgagagagacttctagtggaaacgtttgccattgaatttacactgaagacgctgagagagacttctagtggaaacgtttgccattgaatttacactgaagacgctgagagagacttctagtggaaacgtttgccattgaatttacactgaagacgctgagagagacttctagtggaaacgtttgccattgaatttacactgaagacgctgagagagacttctagtggaaacgtttgccattgaatttacactgaagacgctgagagagacttctagtggaaacgtttgccattgaatttacactgaagacgctgagagagacttctagtggaaacgtttgccgttgaatccATGAAGTTTCTTTTCGCACTTCTAAAGAATGGAAGTCCGTTGAAAACTAATGAAAATCGCTTCTACTGCTTTCAAACACAATGATGCGTAATTCTCAGTTCCCTGTCATTGGCTGGCCGGCCCTGGTGATGTCACAATGGAGTGATGTAATTGGAGGGGAAGAGCCCCGTCTGGCCTCTCAGGCGACCTCGCCACCAGGCGGAGTCCGATTGGTCCAGCACCTCGATGACATCGCCAGCGCGGAACCCCAGCTCGTCGCTCTCCTCCGCTATGAAGTCGTAGAGACCCCTGACACGCACCCCTCCAGagctctgaggagagagagacagagaggagagagagagggggggagagggagagagagagatagagaaaagaaggagagggggagggagagagaatgagATTTTGTAAgcagcattacaatgcttccctgtgctttaccagacctctctgtgctttacaatgcttccctgtgctttaccaggcctctctgtgctttacaatgcttccctgtgctttaccaggcctctgtgctttacaatgcttccctatgctttaccagacctctctgtgctttacaatgcttccctatgctttaccagacctctctgtgctttacaatgcttccctatgctttaccagacctctctgtgctttacaatgcttccctatgctttaccacacctccctgtgctttacaatgcttccctgtgctttaccagacctctctgtgctttacaatgcttccctatgctttaccagacctctctgtgcttcacaatgcttccctatgctttaccagacctctctgtgctttacaatgcttccctgtgctttaccagacctctgtgctttacaatgcttccctatgctttaccagacctctgtgctttacaatgcttccctatgctttaccagacctctctgtgctttacaatgcttccctatgctttaccagacctctctgtgctttacaatgcttccctatgctttaccacacctctctgtgcttcacaatgcttccctatgctttaccagacctctctgtgctttacaatgcttccctatgctttaccacacctctctgtgcttcacaatgctttaccagacctctctgtgctttacaataattcccaatgctttaccagacctctctgtgctttacaatgcttccctatgctttaccagacctctctgtgctttacaatgcttccctatgctttaccagacctctctgtgctttacaatgcttccctatgctttaccagacctctctgtgctttacaatgcttccctatgctttaccagacctctctgtgctttacaatgcttccctatgctttaccagacctctctgtgctttacaatgcttccctatgctttaccagacctctctgtgcttcacaatgctccCAGTTCACAGACTCTATCGGACAGTCTCTTGTTGTTGTTTACCTGGGGGGGGTCAGACTGTCGTCTGGGTGGGGGGGGCAAGCCACTGGAATTCCCAAAGCCCCCCATACTCTGggctctctcctccaggctgcctCTCTTCATCTGAGGGGAAAAAAGTAACACTGAAAAGGGGGacttgtgtgtgcgtgtctgtgtgtcagtgtatgtttgtgagtgtgtgtgtcagtgtgtttgtctgtgtcagtgtgtctgtgtgtcagtgtctgtgtgtgtgcggttGTTTTTattgagtattttttttcacccggttgtttttattgattatttTTCTCACCCGGTTGTTTTTCCTGATCATTTTTTTCACCTGGTGTTttgcttcattcattcattctcgcTGGTTGTCTGTTTCTCATCATTTTTAAATCTTCCTTCACCTGTCCTTTGGAGCTGCTTGGCTCTCGCCTGGCGAACCCGGCCAGCCTTCCCCATTCCATTCAGATCAGGTGACAACCTTTTCAGCTAGCCCCGCCCCCTCTGCAATTCATCcccagacagagagggagtgggcGGGGCTGGCAGAGCTGTCATCACAGGACCCTTATGGAACGAGAAAGGCTGTCTGGCTGTTAGGATTCTCAAAAGCAgattttttaaatgatacaaaCTCTATATGGGAGGAACTCAGAACCGCTTGGCTGAAGCaattcaagcttgatcagcccccagcgtgtctagctaacaagctcaggtgtgtcttaatattaaactcctagtgaaaccaggactggatcacactgctgtgcagcgggagtctgattcccagccctgtagctagactttggttgaaggaggtttgtagctgattttatagtgaagagagctacaggatattgctgggaactgtgggatatttagacagagagatcagggatgggaatcagactcctatcccacagcagcgtgatccagtccaggttttactgataccagcttgatcagcccccagtgtgtctagctaacaagctcaggtgtgtctgattattaaactcctagtgaaaccaggactggatcacactgctgtgcagcgggagtcggACTCCCCTCGCTGTGATGAGGGTGTGTACCTGCTGTGTGATGGGGATCTCGGACTGCCGTCTCTGTGTGGGTGGATTCAGAGCGCCTCCAAACCTCTCCTCCAAACTCCCTCGCTTCCCCTGAGAacacagagagaaacactgaGGGGGCAACGTtggcacaagtatagggcagctgcaatggggtgaggctggtagaatgggaccacagtgtgctaactacaccctcaatgatcttcaatgcttccctatgctttaccagacctctgtgctttacaatgcttccctatgctttaccagacctctctgtgcttcacaatgcttccctatgctttaccagacctctctgtgcttcacaatgcttccctgtgctttaccaggcctctctgtgctttacaatgcttccctatgctttaccagacctctctgtgctttgcaatgcttccctatgctttaccacacctctctgtgctttacaatgctttcctatgctttaccagacctctctgtgctttacaatgcttctctatgctttaccagacctttctgtgctttacaatgcttctctatgctttaccagacctctctgtggtttacaatgcttccctatgctttaccagacctctctgtgctttgcaatgcttccctatgctttaccagacctctctgtgctttacaatgctttcctatgctttaccagacctctctgtgctttacaatgcttccctatgctttaccagacctctctgtgctttacaatgcttccctatgctttaccagacctctctgtgctttacaatgcttccctatgctttaccacacctctctgtgctttacaatgctttcctatgctttaccagacctctctgtgctttacaatgcttccctatgctttaccagacctctctgtgctttacaatgcttccctgtgctttaccagacctctctgtgctttacaatgcttccctgtgctttaccagacctctctgtgctttacaatgcttccctatgctttaccagacctctctgtgctttacaatgcttccctatgctttaccacacctctctgtgctttacaatgcttcactatgctttaccacacctctctgtagaTATTTTAGACCCACACATGTAATTAATAGTAAGTAATTAACAGGGTGAATGAAGGGGGGGGGCCCGGCTGTTAGGATTCTCCAGGTGAGCTGAATGCAGCTCATAGCCAGGTAAGGACAGATGCTAATAAAGGTGCAGATTGCTGCGGATGTCCGAGGGGGGGTCCCGTCGTGGTTTGTGATGTCAGTACCTCCTCCCTGGTCCCGTCCTGTAAGTATATCTGCTTCTGCTTGGAGATTGACGTCGTCTTGTAGAACTCCACCAGCTGGTTTAAAGAAGGGAACTTCTCGGCCCACAGGAAGTAGCTGCCTTTGCCGTCCTTCATGACCTTGAAGTGCTGCACATCCACTTCAtgtctggagagaggagagaagggggagTTTTTTTTGACGTCACAAACGCGGCTTTTTACTGGAAAAGCGAAAGCAGAAACCACACCTCCCTCTCTGAACAAACCAGACCTCCtctctgaaaaaaaacacacctcctctccatcaaaCCACACCTCCCTCTCTGAACAAACCGCACCTCCTCTCTGAACAAACCACACCTCCTCTCTGCACAAACCACACCTCCTCTACAACAAACCACACCTCCTCTCTGAAAAAAACACACCTCCTCTCTGAAAAAAACACACCTCCTCTACAACAAACCACACCTCCTCTCTGAAAAAAACACACCTCCTCTCTGAAAAAAACACACCTCCTCTCAACAAAACcacacctcctctccatcaaaccacacctcctctccatcaaaccacacctcctctccatcaaaCCACGCCTCATCTCTGAACAAACcacacctcctctccatcaaaccacacctcctctcaacaaaccacacctcctctcaacaaaccacacctcctctcaacaaaccacacctcctctccatcaaaccacgcctcctctctgaacaaaccagacctcctctctgaacaaaccacacctcctctccatcaaaccacacctcctctccatcaaaccacacctcctctccatcaaaCCACGCCTCCTCTCCATCAAACCACGCCTCATCTCTGAACAAACcacacctcctctccatcaaaccacacctcctctcaacaaaccacacctcctctcaacaaaccacacctcctctccatcaaaCCACGCCTCCTCTCTGAACAAACCAGACCTACTCTCTGAACAAACcacacctcctctccatcaaaCCACACCTCCTCTCCATCACACCACACCTCCTCTGAACAAACCACACCTCCTCTGAACAAACCACACCCCTCTCTGAACAAACCACACCTCCTCTCAACAAAACCACACCTCCTCTCAACAAAACCACACCTCCTCTCAACAAAACCACACCTCCTCTCCACAAAACCACACCTCCTCTCCGAACAAACCACACCTCCTCTCCGAACAAACCACACCTCCTCTCTGAACAAACcacacctcctctccatcaaaccacacctcctctccatcaaaccacacctcctctccatcaaaCCACACCTCATCTccgagtagtggttagggctctgggctctggaccggagggttgtaggttcaatccctggtgggggacgctgctgctgtacccttgagcaaggtactttacctagattgctccagtaaaaacccaactgtataaatggggaattgtatgtaaaaataatgtgatatcttgtaacaattgtaagtcgccctggataagggcgtctgctaagaaataaataataataatcaaaccacacctcctctctgaacaaaccacacctcctctctgaacaaaccaaacctcctctccatcaaaccacacctcctctccatcaaaccacacctcctctccatcaaaCCACACCTCCTCTCCAACAAATCACACCTCCTCTCTGAACAAACCACACCTCCTCTCTGAACAAACcacacctcctctccatcaaaccacacctcctctctgaacaaaccacacctcctctctgaacaaaccacacctcctctccatcaaaCCACACCTCCTCTCTGAACAAACCACACCTCCTCTCTGAACAAACCACACCTCGTCTCTGAAAAAaccacacctcgtctcaacaaaACCACACCTTCTCTCTGAACAAACCACACCTCCTCTCTGAACAAGCCACACCTCCTCTGAACAAACCACACCTCCTCTCTGAACAAACCACACCTCCTCTCTGAACAAACcacacctcctctccatcaaaccacacctcctctccatcaaaCCGCACCTCCTCTCCATCAAACCGCACCTCCTCTCCATCAAACCGCACCTCCTCTCCATCAAACCGCACCTCCTCTCCATCAAACCGCACCTCCTCTCCATCAAACCGCACCTCCTCTCCATCAAACCGCACCTCCTCTCCACAAACCACACCTCCTCTCTGAACAAACCACACCTCCTCTCTGAACAAACcacacctcctctccatcaaaccacacctcctctctgaacaaaccacacctcctctccatcaaaCCGCACCTCCTCTCCATCAAACCGCACCTCCTCTCCATCAAACCGCACCTCCTCTCCATCAAACCGCACCTCCTCTCCATCAAACCGCACCTCCTCTCCATCAAACCGCACCTCCTCTCCATCAAACCACGCCTCATCTCATGCTAGTGATCTGAGTCACGGTCCTCGTCTCCACGGCGACAGCACAGACTgtcgccgggggggggggggggggatgatgtCATCGACAGGGTGGTGACTTTGAAATGAAAAGCCAAGGGGAATTCAGTTAAAAGGCTTGGGCGAGATTTCTTCACCTCTCTGTTAATATTTATCCACATTCTTGAATTAGTGCCAGCTGTTAAGAGAACAGCCAGGGCTGATGATGCAGAACTGTATGAAGAAATCAGTTCATTCAAGCTGcgttcaaaatatatataatacatggatgaaggctatatttgggcagcagtgtggagtagcggtcagggctctggattcttgaccggagggtcgtgggttcaatcccaggtgggggacactgctgctgtactcttgagcaaggtactttacctagattgctccagtaaaaacccaactgtataaatggggaattgtatgtaaaaataatgtgatatcttgtaacaattgtaagtcgccctggataagggcgtctgctaagaaataagaaataatacTGAGCTATTTGAAAGAAGGGATAATCCCACAggagtgacgtcaaaaagtgatacttcctctagaggaaaatatgcTTGAACTTTGACCCCTTCGACTCTTCAAGACCGTTGCtttcaattcaaaacacaaaatgtctcgttttcaatcgctggACGACACCCACAGagcagaaatgttcattaatgagcaacacgatgagaatacgttaaaatgATGTCAAGCTGGTGCATTCGTATATCTCAAGAGAAaccggagaggaacgggaaattaaaacaaggtaaaggagATCGTCCAAATCAAGCTGAAgctctaacggataacgacacagaacgtctgtacagcgctgaaacacgacgtttaaaaaaaccaaaaaccaccCAACTGTCCCGCGGAACCTCGTcctctttaatatcagcatcgcaggggtatccgtggattataaaaaataacagacgggcctcttcagtgagtcgcaggaaaacaattccatctcggggttctgtgacagtttagaagCTCCGCCTTCGCTCtcatagtttatgacgtcacagaaaccctggatggaATTATTAGCCCTTTAGATGCTTTTATGAAGCCTCAATATATCATGATAAACAGAAgtttttaccaggggagaccctcggggacccctgcgctcccctgactgtgtgactccccccctgcgccccacacggccgtgcctttaccaggggagaccctcggggacccctgcgctcccctgactgtgtgactccccccctgcgccccacgcggccgtgcctttaccaggggagaccctcggggacccctgcgctcccctgactgtgtgactccccccctgcgccccacgtggccgtgcctttaccaggggagagcctcggggacccctgcgctcccctgactgtgtgactccctcccccctccccccccccccccccgcgcccAGACGGGTGTATTTTGTGTTCTTAGTGAAAACGACCCCACCTGACTGAAATGGAGAAGTCTCCAGGTGAACTCTGACTGCCTCGAATCACGAAGGCTCCCACGTCTCTGGCCTTCAGGATCTCCTCAGCCGCCTGTCTGGTGATGCTCTCGTGAAACCAGCTGGAGAAGAAaacatgatcttcaatgacagacagacagacagcgacactgcaatggctctgtattacactgaggggcaatggtagcacaagtatagggcagctacaatggggtgaggctggtagaatgggaccacagtgtgctcactataccctcaatgatcttcaatgacagacagacagacagcggcactgcaatggctctgtattacactgaggggcaatggtagcacaagtatagggcagctacaatggggtgaggctggtagaatgggaccacagtgtgctcactataccctcaatgatcttcaatggcagacagacagacagcggcactgcaatggttctgtattacactgagggggcaatggtagcacaagtatagggcagctacaatggggtgaggctggtagaatgggaccacagtgtgctaactataccctcaatgatcttcaatggcagacagacagacagcggcactgcaatggttctgtattacactgaggggcaatggtagcacaagtatagggcagctgcaatggggtgaggctggtagaatgggacagacagacagacttaccCAGGGGTGCGTCTCTCGATGTAATTTCGGGGGACAAACCCTTCGTGTCCGTGCAGCTCAGCCTTAAACCAATCGTCTTGATTCCCCAAAATCTGGAAGAGAAGCACAGCCAATCAGAAACACAGCTCGCAAGACCCCTCCCACCACTGCCCCCCCCCCTTCCAACACCCTTAAGAGTTCAAAGACAGCTTTCCTGCCATGCGAGTCGTTTCAAGTTTAAACACTgaagcctcaccccattgtagctgccctatacttgtgctaccattgcccctcagtgtaatacagagccattgcagtgccgctgtctgtctgtctgccattgaagatcattgagggtatagtgagcacactgtggtcccattctaccagcctcaccccattgtagct
This Acipenser ruthenus unplaced genomic scaffold, fAciRut3.2 maternal haplotype, whole genome shotgun sequence DNA region includes the following protein-coding sequences:
- the LOC117968009 gene encoding GRB2-related adaptor protein 2-like; translated protein: MEAVGKFDFNATAEDELSFRKGDILKILGNQDDWFKAELHGHEGFVPRNYIERRTPGWFHESITRQAAEEILKARDVGAFVIRGSQSSPGDFSISVRHEVDVQHFKVMKDGKGSYFLWAEKFPSLNQLVEFYKTTSISKQKQIYLQDGTREEGKRGSLEERFGGALNPPTQRRQSEIPITQQMKRGSLEERAQSMGGFGNSSGLPPPPRRQSDPPQSSGGVRVRGLYDFIAEESDELGFRAGDVIEVLDQSDSAWWRGRLRGQTGLFPSNYITPL